The DNA region GAATTCAGATAAGTATGATGTCATCATATCATCTGTTAGTATTACGCCGGATCGTCTTGAAGGGTTTGAATTCTCAAAACCTTACTTATCAAACGGTCAGGTAATTGTTGTAGCACCTGGTGATGAATCAGTTCAAACACCTGCAGATCTTGAAGGTAAGAATGTTGGGGTTCAACTTGGTACAACAGCTGATATCGCAGTTGAAAAGCAACTGGAAATGACACCTTTTGAGATTACTAAGTATGATGATATCACTCAAACGTTTGCAGATATGAAAACAGGTCGTCTAGATGCTATCGTTGTTGATTATGCTGTAGCCATTGATTTTGTATCAAAGAATTCCGAGGATTATGTTATTACAACTGCTCAGTTAACCAATGAACCTATTGGTGTTTGTATTAAAAAGGGTAACACAGAATTAAAAGAAAAAATTGATGCAGCTTTAGTTACGCTTCAAGGGAATGGTACAATGGTTAAGATTTCAGAAGAATGGTTAGGTGGCGATTACGTTTCTAACATAGATGAAGAATTACGTTAGATTATAGAGAACTCGCTTATGTCATTTGCCAATGCATAAGCGAGTTTTTTTATTTTTTCTTTGACGAACATATAACTCAACATATATAATAGACTAAAATAATGATGAACTTTGATTCATCATAAGTGAGGAAGTGATGTAATGGCAGTGACACAGAAACAGCTATTGGCGATTTTTGAGGGAGCCTTTATAACCCTTCAGTTGACAATAATTGCAATACTCATCGGCTTGATATTCGGGCTGTTTTTTGCATTAGGACGTATTTCTAAAAGCAAGGCACTAAACACGATAAGTTGGACTTACATATGGGTATTTAGAGGAACGCCATTGTTGTTACAGATATTGGTGATCTATTATACCTTACCAAGTATAGGTATTAAACTTTCAGCTTTTATGTCAGGTATTGTAGCCCTTAGTTTAAACTCGGCTGCCTACTTAGCAGAAATTATCAGAGCTGCTATTTTATCCATTGACAAAGGACAAATGGAGGCCTCTAAAGCCCTTGGATTCAGTTATTATCAAGCGATGTTTAAGATAATTATACCCCAATCCTATAGACGTCTTATACCGCCAGTGGGTAATGAAGCTATTATGTTATTGAAAGATTCATCTCTTGTCTCAACAATGGGCATAACAGAGTTGCTTAGAACGTCAAGGATTATGGTTAACTCAAATGGTGACTCCATTTATTATGCATTAGCAGCGGTTATTTATTTATTTTTCACCACCATATTCACCTTGATTTTCCAAAAACTTGAAGCTAAATACTCTGTATACGAATAGGAGGGATTAAATATGATGATTGAGTATAAGAATATATATAAGTCATTTGGATCCCTTGAAGTCTTAAAAGGTATCGATTTGAATGTAGAGAAAAGTGAAGTGCTATGTATCATTGGCCCTAGTGGATCAGGTAAGAGTACACTTCTAAGATGTCTGAATCATTTGGAACGCATTACTGCTGGAGAGATCTATGTAGAAGGTGAGCTGATTGATGCTAATGACAATGGTCATAATCAGTTAAAACTACCTCAACATAAGATGGCAGAGATATGCTCTGAGCTTGGTATGGTCTTCCAAAGATTTAACCTATTTCCACATATGACTGTGCTTGAAAATGTAATTACCGGTCCCATGACGGTAAAAAAGGAAACAAAAGAGGCGATTATACCCTATGCAGAGGAGCTTCTGGAGCTGGTAGGCCTTAGTGATAAAAGAGACGAATATCCATCTAGACTTTCAGGGGGGCAACAACAAAGGGTTGCCATCGCTAGGGCCCTTGCAATGAAACCTAAGATCATGCTTTTTGATGAACCAACTTCCGCACTTGATCCGGAATTGGTGGGTGAAGTGCTTGAAGTTATGAAAAAACTGGCAAGAGACGGTATGACCATGATTGTTGTAACTCATGAAATGGCTTTTGCTAGAGAAGTGGGCACGCGTGTTGTCTTTATGGATGAAGGTGTTATCGTTGAACAAGGTGATCCAAAGGAATTCTTTGATCAACCAAAAACCGATAGGGCAAGAGCCTTCCTTAGAAAAATAGTATAAAGAAGTTATGGTAATTTTAGGCACTTTATGTGCTTTGGAGGACTTATGATAAAATTAATGGCAGACTCAACTTGTGATTTATCAGATGCTTTTTTGGAAAAATATGATATCAGTATGGCACCCCTTAGTATTATTATTAATGGTCAGAGTTACAAAGACCGTATTGATATTCAACCAAGCGCATTATACAATATGTTAGGCACTTTGAAAGATCTGCCGACTACAGCTATGCCCAGCCCGACGGAGTACATTGATATCATTGAAGCTTCAATCGATAAAGGGTATACTGAAATATTATGTATTTGTATGTCAAGCGGTACCAGTGGCTCTTATCAATCCGCACTTTTAGCATGGGAGTATTTTAAGGAAAAGTATGGTGATACACCTTATAAGATGCATGTGGTGGATTCGAAGTGCATGAGCCATGGTAGTGGTTACTTACTATTAAAAAGCGCATTACTAAGAGCTCAAGGTGCCACCTTTGACGACTTGGTTGATTTTAATGAAACCTATAAGACGAATGTGAAGCACTTGCTGTCGGTAGATGACCTTGATAATCTAATTAAGAGTGGCCGCTTAACCAATGTTAGTGCTATGATTGGCAAGGTTCTGAAAGTGAAACCGATTATGTCCATGCGTAATGGAAAAGGTGCTATTGTTGCCAAAGTCAGAGGCAGTAAAAAGGTTTATGCCCATTATGTTGAGTCCTTTACAACTCGAGTGGATTTGGAATTAACAGATTTTATTATTATTGGCTATACTTCTGATAGGACGGTTGCTGAGAACTTGAAGCTTAAGTTACAAAGCGAGACAGGTTTTGCCGGAGATATTCATATGATGCAGATGGGTGTATCTGTAGGTACCCATGTAGGTCTTGGAGCCTTGTCCATGTACTTTTTTGAAAAAGGGGACAGACATGATGGCTTGGTTTACAATGAGATGAGTGCTCTTTTGGAAAAGAAGAATGAGTTGATGAAGCTTATAAGGAGTTTGAAGGATAAGAGTTGATATGTTAGATAGTATGGTTTAATGAATTTCAGAAGGTCTCTAAGCGGATTATTATTGCTTAAAGACCTTTTTTTGATTATAGGGGGTCCCCATGAAAACCCTTCCACAGTGTATATGACTACGGCCTCCGGTTGGTGCGTCCTGCACCAAAAGTCGGCGGTCTGCATCCATGCAGACTTGCTTAAGTCACACACACTGCTTCCAGGAACTTCATGGTCGGTGTCTACTATAACAATGTCAGTAGAGGCAAGTATGTTTTGAATACTGACTAATGGTACAACTGCAGATTAAGAAACAATATCTGTGTGCTGGGATTTTTTGATGACGGGTATGACTAAGGTGGCGACATAGGCTGCGATGGCGATTAGGGTGAAGTCTTTGATCATATAGGGGAGCATCATGATGGAGACGTCTATGATGGACATGATTTTAACTAGGTAGAGGTTGTAGATCATATAGAAATATATGTTGCCGACGAAGTAGGCGGCTAACAGACCAAGGGTTGAGATAGCAAATATTGGGAGGAATCGAATACTTTTTTGTCTGGAGGTTAATTTGCCGATCAGCCATGCAGCTAGAGCAAATCCGATGATGTATCCGAAAGTGGGTTTGAGGATATAACCTATGCCACCACCACCGGTGAACACGGGTAAACCGGCTAGTCCAAGAAGGATGTATATGATTTGTGACATGAGCGCATTTTTTGAGCCAAGTAACAGACCGGCAAAAACACAAAAAAACAGCTGGAAGGTTATAGGAACGAGTGGAAAGAATGGATTTGGTACTTTAATCAGTGCGCCAACTACCATTAAGGCTGTAAATAAAGATGTAAGTATGAGGTCTCTTGTTGTAAGTTTCATAAAGTTCTCCTTAATCCTTTTTATTGATATTGCCATTATAATGTCAAGCATCTCTATTGTCAACCATAAATAAAACGAGGTTAACAATAGATATGACAATAAAATTAATGGCATGAGGTAATATGAAAAAAATAGGGAGAATAGGTGCTATTATCATAAAAAATAAAGTGGTTGTATATGATTCCAAGATATTGTATACTCATAACATATGAAAAATGGAGGATACTTATTATGGAACAATTAGAGAAAAAATATGGTTTATTGACAGCTATTGCTATGGTTGTAGGTGTCGTTATAGGTTCGGGGGTCTTCTTTAAAGCAGACGATGTATTGACACTAACCGATGGCAATATTATATTGGCACTTGTGGCTTGGGCGGTGGGTGCTTTTTCTATGATTTTTGGTGCGTTGGTGTTTGCAGAGTTTGCACAACGTATTGAAAAGTCCAATGGTATCGTGGACTATTCTGAAGTTGCTTATGGTAAGAAGTTCGGTTATCTTGTGGGATGGTTCAAGGGTGTTTTATATTTCTCGCCTTTGTCAGCTATATTAGCATGGGTTGCATCCTTGTATACGATGATTTTACTTGGCAGTGATAATCCTACGAATGCATTGGGGACTTGGATTCTAGCAGTGACGTATATGTTGTTGACGTATTTGATGAATTATTTTGCACCTATTATTGCAGGTCGATTTCAAGTTACCACCACTATGATTAAGTTGATTCCACTCAGTCTTGTGGCGATTGGTGGTATGATTAGTGGACTGATTAATGGTGTTACGATGACGAATTTTACGGATGCTATGAGCAGTGTTGGTAGTAGCAGCGGAACATTGGCATCGGCTGTTGTTGCTACAGCTTTTGCATATGAAGGTTGGACCGTGGCCATTACCATTAACGGTGAGATCAAAGACTCTAAGAAAAACTTGCCTAAGGCATTGACGCTAGGTGCTCTGATTGTATTTCTAGTTTATATCTTTTATTTCTTAGGTATCGCTGGCGTACTACCAACACCTGAAATTGTTTCCCAAGGCGATAACGCCGTTAATATTGTTACCAATCAACTTTTTGGTAATACGGCATCCGTTATATTAACCGGGTTTGTCATAATATCCTGCCTAGGTACACTTAATGGTCTGGTTATGTCTTGTATTCGAGTGCCGCATTCCTTGGCCATTCGTAATCAAGGACCTGTACCGAAAATTATTAGTAAAATTAATAAAAAAACCAATATGCCCATAAATTCTGCAATATTTGCAGGTTGTCTGTCCTTTGGTTATCTGTTGTTATGGTTTTTCAGTTTGAATGAAACCTTTGGCGCATACATAGCGCTAGACGAGATTCCTATTGTACTGGTCTATGGTTTGTATATATTCTTATATATGTGGTACATAAAAAATTACACAGATCTTAACTTTTTCAGTCGTTATATTAAACCGATTTTTGCAACTATAGGTTCTTTAATTATCCTCTACGGGGGTATTACCAATCCAAGTATTGGTATGTATCTCGTTGTATCGGTTGTGGTTATTCTGATTGGGTTATTGTTTTATAGAAAAGAGGCGTCAGTAGAATAAAAGGCCTCATGGGGGTGGCGGATTTTTATGGAAATGTTTAGTATATTATCTCAATATAAGGGGTTATCAAGATCGGCCTATGTCATTTTTTTTGCAAGAATTATTACAAATATGGGTGCGTTCATATGGCCTTTAATGACTTTAATCTTGGTGAATAAGATGGGTTATACAGAATCACAAACAGCCCTTGTAGCAATTGTCATCGGGGTTATCTATCTTCCTGCAACCATACTGGGTGGACGTTTGGCAGATCGATTTAATCGGAAGTATCTCATCGTGTTTTTAGATACACTGAGTGTTATTTTTTTCATCAGTTGTGCTTTTGTTGAGCCGGGATTCGACATGCTGATACGTTTTTCATTGGCAGGTTTATTTGCCAATATGGAAGGTCCCGCTTTTGAAGCATTGATTTCAGACGTAACAAAGCCGGCTGAACGAGAAAAAGTATTTTCATTGTCCTATTTGGGTCATAACCTAGGCTTTGTTTTCGGGGCAGCTATCGGTGGTATGCTTTTTGAAAACTACCTAAGCCTAGCTTTTGTCATAGATGGACTCACGACATTTCTATCTACAATCCTGATTGTTATCTTTGTGGTTGTTATTAAGCAAGACACTTTGAGTAAAGAAGAAATCAATGAATACGAAAACCATGAGCTGGATACAAAGCGGACTTTTGTAATTCTTAGAGAAAGAAAATCAATTTGGATACAGATTGTTACTTTTTTCCTAGTTGCATTTATCTATGATCAATGGACATTTACTTTACCGATATATTTGGATCGATTATATCTGAGTGATGGTGCTAGATATTTTGGCTATCTGGCTAGTTTTAACGGTGGCTTAGTCATAGTATTTACACCCATACTTACCAAAATACTTAATAAAAGTCATGAAATGCAGAAGATGATGATAGGTGTTACTTTGTACGCATTCAGTTTTCTGGTCATTATGAATGAACCCCAATACTTTGTATTCTATATAATGATTTTCCTATTTACTATAGGCGAGATTGTGAACATGTTAGGGTCATCGCCCTTTATCAGCAGGAGGGTTCCGGCTTCTCACAGAGGCCGAGTCAACAGTCTTGTCCATGTAGGTTTTTTCTTAGGTTCCGTTGTGGGTAAAGGTGTTATGGGTCTAATCATTCAATATACCAACTTCAATATTGCATTTATTGTCATAGCTCTAACGGGATTTGCTACAGTTGGTCTTATAACAATTAATTACAAAATAGATAAAAAGTTATTTCCTAATTTGTACAAGTCCGATCTAAAAAATATAAGTGTTTAAAACAATAAGGCCCCCAACATAATATTATGTTGGGGGTCTTCCTATTTTTTATAGTTCTTTATACCAATGATGTACATACCTGCAATATCAACTTTAACATTTTTCTTAACCGGTAATTCTTTAAAAACTTTTTCATCACACATAAGTGTCGTAATCTTAGGACCTATTTTGGCTTTTACCAAAGGCATCTTACGTAGCTTTAAGTAAGCAGGTACCTGATCTTGGACAACTTTTGGTAGGTTGGAGTCTTTTATGCGCATTTTTTTCTTATCAATAACGAGAATTGTTACGGTCATTTTTTGTTGATCAATCATCGCTTGCTGACCATCAGCTTTTTTTTGCATTTTCTTTCCTACAAAGTATAGGATAGCCAAAACAACGGCTACGACAGCGAGGACAATTATTAAGATTTGCCACCATTCCATGGGTAATACCTCCTGAACACTCATTTCTTATGATGCTTATTCGTTTCTCCTAACTTAGGGAAACTATATCCATTTTATCATGTAACTTTAAAAATGCAAGGCAATAATATTAAAAATAGGTTTTTATAAGGTACAATCGCCAAATTGCTGGTATTTAGCCTTAATCTGGTCACCTATGATTGTAGCACAGTGTTTTTTTGAATCCTCGTCCCAAGTATCTAGGTCAATTGGTTCAAAAAAATGGACATATACTTTTGCAGGCTTAACATTAAAACCGTTATTCTCTAAAACCACATCGGTACCTTTAATGGCAACAGGAACGACCTTGACGCCGGATTTGAGCGCCAACTTAAAGCTACCTTGTTTAAAAGGCAGGAATTCATCAAGGCGGCTTCGGGTGCCTTGGGGGTATATCGCCAGATTATCGCCGGATTTAAGGTTCTCGATACCTTTCAAAATGGTTTTAACCGCAGAACGGCTATCCTCTCGATCTAAGAAAAGACAACCAAACATATCCATCCACTGTTTCAGTATGGGCACCTTAGCCATTTCTTTTTTACTGACAAAAGAGAGGGGCTTATTGGCATATAGGACAAGGGTGGGTGTATCCAAAAGACCTCGGTGGTTAGAAGCAAATAGATAATGATCCTTTGGGTCTAGATGTTCCATGCCGGTTGCAACAAAGTGAACACCGGCTAAGGACATAAGGCCCCAGGCCAGATAACGGGTATAGTAGCCGGCAATAGACATTGCCAATTTTCGATTGAATTTTCCAATCAACATACCGATGATTAAAAGCGGTAAGGAAAGTGTAAAAGAAAAGAAAAAAAATAGCAGTATAAGAATGCGTCTCATAAAATCACCTTTCATAGTAGATTGATTATAGACTTTGCATCATTATACCACCATCTTAGACAATTTGACAAATCAGTTTGACTTATCTGCCGTATAAGGTTGTTATAGCTTTAAGTCGACCACTTAGATCATGGTTCAGCATATCTTCAGTATAGCGCCATTGCCAGTTACCGCCTGCGATACCGGGAATATTCATCCTAGCAGACGAATCTAAGTTCATAACGTCCTGTAGAGGTACTATGGCCATAACGGATACAGAACCAAAACAAGCCCGAATCATGTCCCAAACAATATGGGAAGCATCCGTATTTAAGTAACGCCGTATCTTGTCCTTGCTAGCTTCAGGTATGGTTTGATACCAACCAAGCGTTGTATCGTTGTCATGGGTTCCTGTATAACACACAGAACTTGGTACGAAGTGATGGGGTAAGAAGCCATTTTCTTCAACGGTCTCAAAACCAAATTGTAGGATTTTCATACCTGGAAGATTAAAAGTATCTCTTAGATCTTCTACTTCCATAGTAATAACACCTAGGTCTTCTGCAATAATAGGTAAATCATGACCAAGTGCTTCCTGGAAAGCATAAAACAAATCTTTAAATGGGCCCTTACGCCACTCACCAGAAATCGCATTCGGTGCATCAAAAGGTACTGCCCAATATGCCTCAAAACCTCTAAAGTGATCGATTCTAAGAATATCTACAAGTGTTAAAGTGTATCTCACTTTTTCTACCCACCAAGCATAGTTCGTTGATTTGTGCACATCCCAGTTATAGAGGGGATTGCCCCAAAGTTGTCCTGTTTCACTGAAGTAGTCAGGTGGTACACCGGCAACTGAAGTTGGATATCCCTTTTCATCTAAGTAGAAAAGTTCTTTGTTGGCCCAAACATCTGCACTGTCAAATGCAACGAAAATAGGGGTATCACCTATGATTTCAATACCTTTTTCATTGGCATAGGTTTTTAGTGCAAACCACTGGTCGAAGAAAATAAACTGAAGAAATTTATAGTACTTGATGGATTTGGCTAACTTGCGGGTCCAAGACTTTTTGTCCGCTTCAGTAGGGAAAGCAATAGAAGTATCCCATTTTGTCCAAACCACACCCTCATGATAATCTTTTGAGGCCATAAATAAGGCATAATCACCAAGCCAAGCTTTTTGTTTGCTGCAAAAATTTTTGAATGCCTTGAGAAGTGTAGCATCTTCGGTAAGATCAAATTTTTCAAAGGCTTTTTCTAACAAACGA from Petrocella atlantisensis includes:
- a CDS encoding MFS transporter — encoded protein: MEMFSILSQYKGLSRSAYVIFFARIITNMGAFIWPLMTLILVNKMGYTESQTALVAIVIGVIYLPATILGGRLADRFNRKYLIVFLDTLSVIFFISCAFVEPGFDMLIRFSLAGLFANMEGPAFEALISDVTKPAEREKVFSLSYLGHNLGFVFGAAIGGMLFENYLSLAFVIDGLTTFLSTILIVIFVVVIKQDTLSKEEINEYENHELDTKRTFVILRERKSIWIQIVTFFLVAFIYDQWTFTLPIYLDRLYLSDGARYFGYLASFNGGLVIVFTPILTKILNKSHEMQKMMIGVTLYAFSFLVIMNEPQYFVFYIMIFLFTIGEIVNMLGSSPFISRRVPASHRGRVNSLVHVGFFLGSVVGKGVMGLIIQYTNFNIAFIVIALTGFATVGLITINYKIDKKLFPNLYKSDLKNISV
- a CDS encoding biotin transporter BioY, coding for MKLTTRDLILTSLFTALMVVGALIKVPNPFFPLVPITFQLFFCVFAGLLLGSKNALMSQIIYILLGLAGLPVFTGGGGIGYILKPTFGYIIGFALAAWLIGKLTSRQKSIRFLPIFAISTLGLLAAYFVGNIYFYMIYNLYLVKIMSIIDVSIMMLPYMIKDFTLIAIAAYVATLVIPVIKKSQHTDIVS
- a CDS encoding ABC transporter substrate-binding protein — translated: MKKIVSMIMLFVMVLVVAGCAKEESANVLTIAVDDSYPPMEFRDEDNELVGFDVDFAKALGAEMGIEVEFVPTAWEGIFSGLNSDKYDVIISSVSITPDRLEGFEFSKPYLSNGQVIVVAPGDESVQTPADLEGKNVGVQLGTTADIAVEKQLEMTPFEITKYDDITQTFADMKTGRLDAIVVDYAVAIDFVSKNSEDYVITTAQLTNEPIGVCIKKGNTELKEKIDAALVTLQGNGTMVKISEEWLGGDYVSNIDEELR
- a CDS encoding DegV family protein — encoded protein: MIKLMADSTCDLSDAFLEKYDISMAPLSIIINGQSYKDRIDIQPSALYNMLGTLKDLPTTAMPSPTEYIDIIEASIDKGYTEILCICMSSGTSGSYQSALLAWEYFKEKYGDTPYKMHVVDSKCMSHGSGYLLLKSALLRAQGATFDDLVDFNETYKTNVKHLLSVDDLDNLIKSGRLTNVSAMIGKVLKVKPIMSMRNGKGAIVAKVRGSKKVYAHYVESFTTRVDLELTDFIIIGYTSDRTVAENLKLKLQSETGFAGDIHMMQMGVSVGTHVGLGALSMYFFEKGDRHDGLVYNEMSALLEKKNELMKLIRSLKDKS
- a CDS encoding amino acid ABC transporter ATP-binding protein; amino-acid sequence: MIEYKNIYKSFGSLEVLKGIDLNVEKSEVLCIIGPSGSGKSTLLRCLNHLERITAGEIYVEGELIDANDNGHNQLKLPQHKMAEICSELGMVFQRFNLFPHMTVLENVITGPMTVKKETKEAIIPYAEELLELVGLSDKRDEYPSRLSGGQQQRVAIARALAMKPKIMLFDEPTSALDPELVGEVLEVMKKLARDGMTMIVVTHEMAFAREVGTRVVFMDEGVIVEQGDPKEFFDQPKTDRARAFLRKIV
- a CDS encoding lysophospholipid acyltransferase family protein yields the protein MKGDFMRRILILLFFFFSFTLSLPLLIIGMLIGKFNRKLAMSIAGYYTRYLAWGLMSLAGVHFVATGMEHLDPKDHYLFASNHRGLLDTPTLVLYANKPLSFVSKKEMAKVPILKQWMDMFGCLFLDREDSRSAVKTILKGIENLKSGDNLAIYPQGTRSRLDEFLPFKQGSFKLALKSGVKVVPVAIKGTDVVLENNGFNVKPAKVYVHFFEPIDLDTWDEDSKKHCATIIGDQIKAKYQQFGDCTL
- a CDS encoding APC family permease, with protein sequence MEQLEKKYGLLTAIAMVVGVVIGSGVFFKADDVLTLTDGNIILALVAWAVGAFSMIFGALVFAEFAQRIEKSNGIVDYSEVAYGKKFGYLVGWFKGVLYFSPLSAILAWVASLYTMILLGSDNPTNALGTWILAVTYMLLTYLMNYFAPIIAGRFQVTTTMIKLIPLSLVAIGGMISGLINGVTMTNFTDAMSSVGSSSGTLASAVVATAFAYEGWTVAITINGEIKDSKKNLPKALTLGALIVFLVYIFYFLGIAGVLPTPEIVSQGDNAVNIVTNQLFGNTASVILTGFVIISCLGTLNGLVMSCIRVPHSLAIRNQGPVPKIISKINKKTNMPINSAIFAGCLSFGYLLLWFFSLNETFGAYIALDEIPIVLVYGLYIFLYMWYIKNYTDLNFFSRYIKPIFATIGSLIILYGGITNPSIGMYLVVSVVVILIGLLFYRKEASVE
- the malQ gene encoding 4-alpha-glucanotransferase, producing MGTEPVNIMEKNPRKSGIIAHPTSFPGPYGIGDLGKNAYAFIDFLELSGQKLWQVLPIGPTGYGDSPYQSFSSFAGQPLIISPDRLYEMGLLDKVDIDDIKPWDPSKVDFGPVILYKNRLLEKAFEKFDLTEDATLLKAFKNFCSKQKAWLGDYALFMASKDYHEGVVWTKWDTSIAFPTEADKKSWTRKLAKSIKYYKFLQFIFFDQWFALKTYANEKGIEIIGDTPIFVAFDSADVWANKELFYLDEKGYPTSVAGVPPDYFSETGQLWGNPLYNWDVHKSTNYAWWVEKVRYTLTLVDILRIDHFRGFEAYWAVPFDAPNAISGEWRKGPFKDLFYAFQEALGHDLPIIAEDLGVITMEVEDLRDTFNLPGMKILQFGFETVEENGFLPHHFVPSSVCYTGTHDNDTTLGWYQTIPEASKDKIRRYLNTDASHIVWDMIRACFGSVSVMAIVPLQDVMNLDSSARMNIPGIAGGNWQWRYTEDMLNHDLSGRLKAITTLYGR
- a CDS encoding amino acid ABC transporter permease, whose amino-acid sequence is MAVTQKQLLAIFEGAFITLQLTIIAILIGLIFGLFFALGRISKSKALNTISWTYIWVFRGTPLLLQILVIYYTLPSIGIKLSAFMSGIVALSLNSAAYLAEIIRAAILSIDKGQMEASKALGFSYYQAMFKIIIPQSYRRLIPPVGNEAIMLLKDSSLVSTMGITELLRTSRIMVNSNGDSIYYALAAVIYLFFTTIFTLIFQKLEAKYSVYE